The following coding sequences lie in one Bacteroides helcogenes P 36-108 genomic window:
- the pstC gene encoding phosphate ABC transporter permease subunit PstC, whose amino-acid sequence MKKVFEKIVEGVLACSGFVTSLTIVLIVLFLFSEALGLFGGKVIEEGYVLALNKANRVKGLTPAQIKDVFDEEITNWDEVGGEDLPIRLFRLEDITKYYTEEQLGSAYENAGVCITELVEHTPGIIAFVPAQFIVHPDSVHLLKDNTISVKDVFAGSEWFPTATPAPQFGFLPLITGTLWVSLFAILMALPFGLAVAIYMSEVANSGIRNLMKPVIELLSGIPSVVYGFFGLIVIVPFIQKTFDLPVGESGLAGSIVLAIMALPTIITVTEDALRNCPRAMREASLALGASQWQTIYKVVIPYSISGITSGVVLGIGRAVGETMAVLMVTGNAAVIPHTILEPLRTIPATIAAELGEAPAGGSHYEALFLLGVVLFFISLLINFTVEAVSARRK is encoded by the coding sequence ATGAAGAAGGTTTTTGAAAAGATAGTGGAAGGTGTATTGGCTTGTAGCGGTTTTGTAACAAGCCTCACCATTGTGCTTATCGTCTTGTTTCTCTTTTCTGAAGCCTTGGGGCTTTTTGGCGGCAAGGTGATCGAAGAAGGATATGTGCTGGCCCTGAACAAAGCCAACAGGGTGAAAGGGCTTACTCCTGCCCAGATAAAGGACGTCTTCGATGAGGAGATCACGAATTGGGACGAAGTGGGTGGGGAAGATCTTCCCATCCGCCTTTTCCGTCTGGAGGATATCACGAAATATTATACCGAGGAGCAGTTGGGGAGCGCCTATGAAAATGCAGGTGTCTGCATTACCGAATTGGTGGAGCATACTCCGGGCATCATCGCTTTTGTTCCCGCGCAGTTTATCGTGCATCCGGACTCTGTACATTTGCTGAAAGACAATACTATTTCGGTAAAAGATGTATTTGCCGGTTCCGAATGGTTTCCTACGGCAACTCCTGCTCCGCAGTTTGGTTTTCTGCCGTTGATAACCGGGACCTTGTGGGTAAGTTTGTTTGCCATACTCATGGCACTGCCGTTCGGGCTGGCAGTGGCTATATATATGTCCGAAGTGGCAAACTCCGGGATTCGTAACCTGATGAAGCCGGTGATAGAGCTGCTGAGTGGAATTCCTTCCGTGGTATATGGCTTTTTCGGATTGATAGTCATTGTTCCCTTTATCCAGAAAACATTCGATTTGCCTGTGGGCGAAAGTGGGTTGGCGGGAAGCATTGTACTGGCGATAATGGCATTGCCTACCATCATCACGGTTACGGAAGATGCGTTGCGCAACTGCCCGCGTGCCATGCGTGAGGCAAGTCTGGCACTTGGCGCTTCGCAGTGGCAGACTATATACAAGGTGGTGATACCCTATTCCATATCGGGCATCACATCGGGCGTGGTGCTGGGCATAGGCCGTGCGGTGGGCGAAACGATGGCGGTGCTGATGGTGACGGGCAATGCTGCTGTTATTCCCCATACCATTCTGGAGCCTTTGCGTACCATCCCGGCCACCATTGCGGCCGAGTTGGGTGAAGCCCCTGCAGGCGGTTCCCATTATGAGGCCCTGTTTCTTTTAGGGGTGGTTTTGTTCTTTATTAGTTTATTGATAAACTTTACGGTAGAAGCTGTATCGGCGAGACGGAAATAG